The following coding sequences are from one Arthrobacter crystallopoietes window:
- a CDS encoding hemolysin family protein — MDGGTLLNFALVLFFVLLGGVFAGTEMALVSLRESQVRQIERSGKSGAKTAELARNPNRFLSAVQIGVTLSGFFSAAYGASTIAPDIAPLLEGLGLAAGPAQSVAFIGMTLVVAYLSLVLGELVPKRLAMQRSVGFTKILAPPLNLFSKIMRPVIWLLSVSTNALVRLLGGNPSAKSDTITTEELWDMVAQNEALGEDSRSILNDVFGAGERLLQEVMRPRPEVRFIEGRLTLDEARRYTRNLPHSRYPVIGKTPDEVLGFIHIRDLIPEPGETAGTTVGEIVREILPLPGTNRVLPTLSRMRKEGHHIALVVDEYGGTDGIVTLEDLVEELVGEIYDEYDAGVDPEDRVQQAGGAIDVDGGLILQEFKSLAGIELPEGRYETVAGFIIDRLGRMPRTGDQVEVAGHLLSVLSMQGLRIGRVRVTEVPQENNDGGSG; from the coding sequence ATGGATGGCGGCACCTTATTGAATTTCGCGTTGGTCCTCTTCTTTGTGCTGCTCGGAGGGGTGTTCGCCGGCACCGAAATGGCGCTCGTGTCGCTCCGGGAGAGCCAGGTGCGGCAGATCGAGCGCTCCGGCAAGTCCGGCGCCAAGACGGCCGAGCTCGCCCGCAACCCCAACCGGTTCCTCTCCGCCGTGCAGATCGGCGTGACGCTTTCGGGCTTCTTCTCGGCGGCCTACGGTGCGTCCACCATCGCACCCGATATCGCGCCGCTGCTCGAAGGACTGGGGCTGGCGGCCGGCCCTGCCCAGTCCGTGGCGTTCATCGGCATGACCCTGGTGGTGGCGTACCTGTCCCTGGTGCTCGGCGAGCTGGTGCCCAAACGCCTCGCGATGCAGCGCTCGGTGGGCTTCACCAAGATCCTGGCCCCGCCGCTGAACCTGTTCAGCAAGATCATGCGCCCGGTCATCTGGTTGCTGTCCGTGTCCACCAACGCCCTGGTGCGGCTGCTGGGCGGGAATCCGTCCGCGAAGTCGGACACCATTACCACCGAGGAGCTCTGGGACATGGTGGCGCAGAACGAGGCGCTGGGCGAGGACAGCCGCAGCATCCTGAACGACGTTTTCGGTGCGGGGGAGAGGCTGCTGCAGGAGGTGATGCGCCCGCGTCCGGAGGTCCGCTTCATCGAGGGCCGGCTGACCTTGGACGAGGCGCGCCGCTACACCCGCAACCTGCCGCACTCGCGCTATCCGGTGATCGGCAAAACGCCCGACGAGGTGCTCGGATTCATCCACATCCGCGACCTCATCCCGGAACCCGGCGAAACGGCCGGCACTACGGTGGGCGAGATTGTGCGCGAAATCCTGCCGCTGCCCGGCACCAACCGGGTGCTGCCCACGCTCTCCCGGATGCGCAAGGAGGGCCATCACATTGCCCTCGTGGTGGACGAGTACGGCGGTACGGACGGGATTGTGACGCTTGAGGACCTGGTGGAGGAACTGGTCGGCGAGATCTACGACGAGTACGACGCCGGGGTGGACCCGGAGGACCGCGTGCAGCAGGCCGGCGGGGCCATTGATGTGGACGGCGGCCTGATCCTGCAGGAGTTCAAGTCCCTGGCCGGCATCGAACTCCCGGAGGGGCGCTATGAAACGGTGGCCGGCTTCATCATTGACCGGCTGGGCCGCATGCCTCGCACCGGCGATCAGGTCGAGGTGGCCGGGCATCTGCTGAGCGTGCTGTCCATGCAGGGGCTGCGGATCGGGCGCGTCCGGGTGACCGAAGTGCCGCAGGAAAACAACGACGGCGGCAGCGGCTAG
- a CDS encoding DUF4389 domain-containing protein gives MKPGHVVLLVLGILLSLAGLALVATAAFTGLVQAAQDDDGYLTSQPVRLDTDSYALTSQPLDVVIDEELPPGVQLGDAFGFRLEARAAQPGQDIFIGIASVDAVDNYLAGVPHSQLADVEFRPFDADYRELPGTSAPQPPAEQDFWAVSASGPGEQRISWDLQSGSWSVVVMNADASQPVSVDAQAGVRPGFLGPLTMGLLITGLVLLIIGLPLLILGAAGIGRALASRPSALSGDNPADRRAAGDHTPSYSGSPAAGRPVYPAALYGALDPGLSRWLWLVKWLLAIPHYVLLFFLWFAFVVTTIAAGFAILFTGRYPRSLFHFNVGVARWNWRVAFYAYSALGTDRYPPFTLAPASYPADFDVAYPEHLTNGLVLVKWWLLAIPHLLIVSAFSNAAIWWGAGGDWDGNYAGAAGPSLLGLLVLIAAVILLFTGRYRRTLFDLIMGINRWIYRVLAYTALMRDEYPPFRLDQGPAEPPPEAGGAAPATGPDQRQPLG, from the coding sequence ATGAAGCCCGGTCACGTGGTGTTGCTGGTCCTCGGGATCCTGCTGTCCCTGGCCGGCCTGGCGCTGGTCGCTACGGCGGCTTTCACGGGCCTGGTCCAGGCAGCGCAGGACGACGACGGCTACCTCACCTCCCAGCCGGTCCGTCTGGACACTGACTCCTACGCCCTGACCAGTCAGCCGCTGGATGTGGTCATCGACGAAGAGCTGCCGCCCGGTGTGCAGCTGGGCGACGCGTTCGGCTTCCGGCTTGAGGCGCGGGCCGCCCAACCCGGACAGGACATTTTCATCGGGATCGCCTCGGTGGACGCCGTCGATAATTATCTGGCTGGCGTTCCCCACTCCCAGCTCGCGGACGTCGAGTTCCGCCCCTTCGACGCCGACTACCGGGAGCTGCCGGGGACCTCCGCGCCGCAGCCTCCCGCCGAGCAGGACTTCTGGGCGGTCTCGGCATCCGGCCCGGGCGAGCAGCGGATCAGCTGGGACCTGCAGTCCGGCAGCTGGAGCGTGGTGGTCATGAACGCGGATGCCAGCCAGCCGGTCTCGGTGGACGCGCAGGCCGGCGTCAGGCCGGGCTTCCTGGGCCCGCTCACCATGGGCCTGCTCATCACCGGACTGGTGCTGCTGATCATCGGCCTGCCCCTGTTGATCCTCGGCGCGGCGGGAATCGGGCGGGCCTTGGCCTCGCGACCCTCCGCATTGTCCGGCGACAACCCGGCGGACCGGCGCGCCGCAGGTGACCACACGCCGTCGTACTCAGGTTCTCCGGCGGCTGGACGGCCGGTTTATCCCGCCGCGCTGTACGGCGCGCTGGATCCGGGGCTCTCGCGCTGGCTGTGGCTGGTGAAGTGGCTGCTGGCCATTCCGCACTATGTCCTGCTCTTTTTCCTGTGGTTCGCGTTTGTCGTCACCACCATCGCCGCCGGTTTCGCCATCCTCTTCACGGGCCGCTATCCGCGGTCCCTGTTCCACTTCAATGTGGGCGTGGCGCGTTGGAACTGGCGCGTGGCCTTCTACGCATACTCCGCGCTGGGCACCGACCGCTACCCTCCGTTTACCCTGGCTCCGGCCAGCTACCCGGCGGATTTCGACGTCGCCTATCCCGAACACCTGACCAACGGCCTCGTGCTGGTCAAGTGGTGGCTGCTGGCCATTCCGCACCTGCTGATCGTGTCCGCGTTTTCGAATGCGGCGATCTGGTGGGGTGCGGGCGGGGACTGGGACGGCAATTACGCCGGCGCGGCAGGCCCCTCCCTGCTGGGCCTGCTGGTCCTGATCGCCGCCGTGATCCTGCTCTTCACCGGCAGGTACCGCCGCACGCTGTTTGACCTGATCATGGGGATCAACCGGTGGATTTACCGCGTCCTCGCCTACACGGCGCTGATGCGCGACGAGTATCCGCCGTTCCGGCTTGACCAGGGCCCGGCCGAGCCGCCGCCGGAGGCTGGTGGCGCCGCCCCGGCGACAGGTCCCGACCAGCGCCAGCCTCTTGGCTGA
- a CDS encoding pentapeptide repeat-containing protein — MAKSTTAAPRLDPVRLANLEHVDNADLLSGDHCEGRRYANVQLDGLDLTGITFLECELLSVALNGTQLRGARFTDCRFEELYAPVFSAARSSWRDVELTRTRLGSAEVFDSALQSVNFDGGKLGYVNLRSSKLTDVLISDCIIDELDLAGARGLRVALQNCRIGTLDVTDAVLKDFDLRSSEFSMIRGVGGLKGATVDDYQLNLLAPILAEQLGIRVEG, encoded by the coding sequence ATGGCGAAAAGTACGACGGCGGCCCCCAGACTGGATCCGGTCCGGCTGGCTAACCTCGAACACGTTGATAATGCGGACCTTCTTAGCGGGGACCATTGCGAGGGGCGTCGCTATGCCAACGTGCAGCTGGACGGGCTGGATCTGACCGGCATCACGTTCCTGGAGTGCGAGCTGCTGTCGGTCGCCCTGAACGGAACCCAGCTGCGCGGCGCCCGGTTTACCGACTGCCGGTTCGAGGAGCTGTATGCGCCGGTCTTCAGCGCTGCCCGCTCAAGTTGGCGGGATGTTGAACTGACCCGGACCAGACTCGGCTCCGCTGAAGTTTTCGATTCGGCGCTGCAGTCCGTCAATTTCGACGGCGGCAAACTGGGCTACGTGAATCTGCGCAGCTCCAAGCTCACGGACGTGCTGATCTCCGACTGCATCATCGACGAGCTGGATCTCGCCGGCGCCCGGGGTCTGCGCGTGGCGTTGCAGAACTGCCGCATCGGAACGCTCGATGTGACGGATGCGGTCCTGAAAGACTTCGACCTGCGCAGCAGCGAATTCAGCATGATCCGCGGCGTCGGCGGTCTTAAGGGCGCAACAGTGGATGACTACCAGCTGAACCTGCTGGCGCCGATCCTTGCCGAACAGCTCGGCATCCGAGTGGAAGGTTAG
- a CDS encoding endonuclease/exonuclease/phosphatase family protein, whose protein sequence is MLRVISYNLRKHRASRELLKLTQDFDVNVLCLQECDTTDLPPTLGPLHLADSTKGNRLGLAMYYHKDRFTALDTNTFALKKSLHDYVLSPAHERLLGVKLVDNETQHELVVGSFHAAPLTATNSLRRHQIKAGHAELLTMGGEGMTLMVGDFNYPFFTKNLISHLKETGYELTLSNRRTYTRYKVFQGHFDFATSLGLNIESVETLPRGESDHLPILVSAEYLN, encoded by the coding sequence GTGCTCAGAGTCATCAGCTACAACCTCCGAAAGCACCGTGCCAGCCGTGAACTGCTGAAACTGACCCAGGATTTCGACGTCAATGTCCTCTGCCTGCAGGAGTGCGACACCACCGATCTGCCGCCCACGCTGGGGCCGCTGCACCTGGCCGACTCCACCAAGGGCAACCGGCTGGGCCTGGCGATGTACTACCACAAAGACCGCTTCACGGCCCTGGACACGAATACCTTCGCACTGAAGAAGTCCCTGCATGACTACGTCCTCTCCCCCGCCCACGAGCGGCTGCTCGGCGTGAAGCTTGTCGACAACGAGACGCAGCATGAACTGGTGGTCGGCTCCTTCCATGCCGCGCCGCTGACCGCGACAAATTCGCTCCGGCGCCACCAGATCAAGGCCGGCCATGCGGAACTGCTCACTATGGGCGGCGAAGGCATGACGCTGATGGTGGGCGACTTCAACTACCCCTTCTTCACGAAAAACCTCATCTCCCACCTGAAGGAAACCGGCTACGAGCTCACGCTGAGCAACCGCCGGACCTACACGCGCTACAAGGTCTTCCAAGGCCACTTCGATTTCGCCACGTCGCTCGGCCTGAATATCGAGAGCGTGGAAACGCTCCCCCGGGGCGAATCGGACCACCTGCCCATCCTCGTCTCGGCCGAATACCTGAATTAG
- a CDS encoding GNAT family N-acetyltransferase has translation MGKQMLLKAATPEDLGAYLHGGAESLAAVLGVSIPAGWPEYPWLIDFTLKALLKQPGQAEWRMYYFLDPELGVLLGSGGYKGPPKNGTVEIGYEIAPGFRGQGYATAAVRQLVDRAFNTVEVAAVEARTLPHTNASGAVLTKAGFACQGIVPDEQTGQAWLWRKTRPEHDP, from the coding sequence GTGGGCAAGCAGATGCTGCTGAAAGCTGCCACTCCAGAAGATCTGGGTGCCTACCTGCACGGTGGCGCTGAATCCTTGGCTGCTGTGTTGGGAGTGAGCATTCCTGCCGGCTGGCCGGAATACCCCTGGCTCATTGATTTCACGCTCAAAGCACTCCTAAAGCAGCCCGGCCAGGCGGAGTGGCGGATGTACTACTTTCTGGATCCCGAGTTGGGCGTCTTGCTTGGATCCGGCGGCTACAAGGGCCCGCCCAAGAACGGGACAGTCGAGATTGGCTACGAGATCGCGCCCGGCTTCCGCGGGCAGGGATATGCCACCGCTGCTGTCCGTCAGCTCGTTGACCGCGCCTTTAACACGGTGGAAGTGGCGGCAGTCGAAGCCCGCACACTTCCGCACACCAACGCTTCCGGTGCTGTCCTCACGAAAGCCGGCTTCGCATGCCAAGGCATTGTTCCGGACGAGCAGACAGGGCAGGCGTGGCTCTGGCGGAAAACCCGCCCGGAGCATGATCCCTAG
- the epsC gene encoding serine O-acetyltransferase EpsC has translation MARNSLPALLREDLKAARAQDPAANSDLEVGFAYSGVHAVWAHRIAHAMWNRPQLRTAARLLSQFARFLTGIEIHPAATLGRRVFIDHGTKIVIGETAVIGDDVMMYQGVTLGGRALDKTKRHPTIGNRVMLGSGCRILGPVTIGDDSAIGANAVVVTDIPANSVAIGVPAQWRHKDGNYPLDPRLDLIDPAFLL, from the coding sequence GTGGCCAGGAACAGCCTGCCGGCACTGCTGCGCGAGGACCTCAAGGCCGCGCGTGCCCAGGATCCGGCCGCAAACTCGGACCTGGAAGTCGGCTTCGCCTACTCCGGCGTGCATGCCGTCTGGGCGCACCGCATTGCCCACGCCATGTGGAACCGGCCGCAGCTGCGCACCGCTGCACGGCTGCTCTCTCAGTTCGCCCGGTTCCTCACCGGGATCGAAATCCATCCCGCCGCCACCTTGGGCCGCCGCGTGTTCATCGACCACGGCACCAAGATTGTCATCGGCGAAACCGCGGTCATCGGCGACGACGTGATGATGTACCAGGGCGTCACGTTGGGCGGCCGGGCGTTGGATAAGACCAAGCGGCATCCGACCATCGGCAATCGCGTGATGCTGGGCTCCGGTTGCCGCATCCTGGGCCCCGTGACTATTGGCGACGATTCGGCGATCGGCGCCAACGCCGTCGTCGTTACGGATATCCCCGCCAACTCCGTAGCCATCGGGGTGCCTGCGCAGTGGCGGCATAAGGACGGCAATTATCCGCTGGATCCGCGGCTGGACCTGATCGACCCCGCGTTCCTGCTCTGA
- a CDS encoding GntR family transcriptional regulator, protein MASGELDPSSGVPLYRQIKDILRKEIAGGIADPQKPMTEEQLLSRFEVSRAPIRQALKELTDEGYVYRKQGKGTFPVTGARVHRPADIRPGALHQYLTESGLHPGSKVSGIERIEPPVRIRHRLGLDPHERLLHFTRLISVENEPLVEANVYIRAPEDFRPTVAELEDKGSAFELLERDYGITLDRAEHEAWATAADTDQAATFGVRAGSPLLVIETIFFTTGGLPAGWRSAVHQAEDFKYRFVTSR, encoded by the coding sequence ATGGCTTCTGGCGAACTCGACCCCTCGTCCGGGGTGCCCCTGTACCGGCAGATCAAGGACATTCTGCGCAAGGAGATCGCCGGAGGAATCGCTGATCCCCAGAAGCCGATGACCGAGGAGCAGTTGCTCAGCCGCTTCGAAGTGAGCCGTGCACCGATCCGCCAGGCGCTCAAGGAGCTGACCGACGAAGGATACGTCTATCGAAAGCAAGGCAAAGGGACATTCCCTGTCACCGGCGCCCGGGTACACCGGCCGGCCGATATAAGGCCAGGCGCCCTGCATCAATACCTTACCGAAAGCGGGCTGCATCCGGGCTCCAAGGTCTCCGGCATTGAACGGATAGAGCCCCCCGTCCGCATCCGTCACCGCCTGGGGCTCGACCCCCACGAACGGCTCTTGCATTTCACCCGCTTGATCTCAGTCGAGAACGAGCCCCTTGTCGAGGCCAACGTCTATATCCGGGCACCCGAAGACTTCAGGCCCACGGTGGCGGAGCTCGAAGACAAGGGCTCCGCCTTTGAGCTGCTGGAGCGGGACTACGGGATCACGCTCGACCGGGCGGAGCACGAAGCCTGGGCGACGGCGGCAGATACCGATCAGGCCGCCACCTTCGGCGTGCGCGCGGGCAGCCCCCTGCTCGTCATCGAGACGATCTTCTTCACCACCGGCGGCCTTCCTGCAGGCTGGCGTTCCGCGGTGCACCAGGCCGAAGATTTCAAGTACCGGTTCGTCACCAGCCGGTAA
- a CDS encoding acyl-CoA synthetase — translation MNLGIGSWPARRAKVRPDDVCIVFEGRERTYREFDQRVTRLANAFAGAGVSKGDRVAYAGFNHPALLETFFAAGLIGAVCVLINPRLRKPEIDYILRDCGATVVVFGEDQRGNAEELAAELEIRQWLSVDGGGPGALFEDFLTGGSGEPVQIDVDLEALALIMYTSGTTGRPKGAMLTHNNLFYQYVNALIGQDLRQDEIHLAAAPLFHIAGLNMMTLPTFTLGGRIIIHRTFKAAAVLAEMEQSRVTSSFLVPAMLDALSSDPAFPAADLSTVRGFMVGGSPLPERTIRTWQDKKVAIMQGFGMTETGPGVCMLEPRDGLAKAGSAGRAHFFTENQVVDLDGKPVPPGVPGEVIVQGPNVMAGYWNKPEETAKALDGAWYHSGDIAVVDEDGYMYIKDRIKDMYISGGENVYPAEVENTLLSVPGVQEAAVIGVPDDKWGETGRAFVVLAPDTHVTSEAMREELKQRLATYKVPRDIVLVDELPRNATGKIQKHALRANA, via the coding sequence GTGAATCTCGGCATTGGTTCATGGCCCGCCCGCCGCGCCAAGGTCCGCCCGGACGATGTCTGCATCGTCTTCGAAGGCCGGGAGCGGACTTATCGAGAGTTTGATCAGCGCGTCACACGGTTGGCCAATGCCTTCGCCGGTGCCGGAGTGTCCAAGGGCGACCGGGTGGCCTACGCAGGTTTTAACCACCCTGCCTTGCTGGAAACGTTCTTCGCCGCCGGCCTCATCGGCGCCGTCTGCGTACTGATAAACCCCCGGCTCCGGAAGCCCGAGATTGACTACATCCTGCGTGACTGCGGCGCCACCGTTGTGGTCTTCGGTGAGGACCAGCGGGGCAATGCCGAGGAACTCGCCGCAGAGCTCGAGATCCGGCAGTGGCTCAGCGTCGACGGCGGTGGCCCGGGAGCCTTGTTCGAGGACTTCCTTACCGGCGGCAGCGGAGAACCCGTCCAGATCGACGTCGATCTTGAGGCCCTCGCCCTGATTATGTACACCTCCGGGACCACCGGCCGCCCCAAGGGGGCCATGCTGACCCACAACAATCTGTTCTACCAGTACGTCAATGCGCTGATCGGTCAGGACCTCCGGCAGGACGAGATCCACCTTGCCGCCGCCCCGCTGTTTCACATCGCCGGGCTGAACATGATGACCCTGCCCACGTTCACACTGGGCGGGCGCATCATCATCCACCGGACTTTCAAAGCCGCGGCGGTGCTGGCCGAGATGGAGCAGTCCCGGGTAACCTCATCGTTCCTGGTGCCGGCCATGCTGGACGCCCTGAGTAGCGATCCTGCCTTTCCAGCGGCGGACCTCTCCACTGTGCGCGGGTTCATGGTGGGCGGTTCGCCGCTGCCGGAGCGGACCATCCGGACCTGGCAGGACAAGAAGGTCGCCATCATGCAGGGCTTCGGCATGACCGAAACCGGCCCCGGAGTCTGCATGCTCGAACCGCGCGACGGCTTGGCCAAGGCCGGCTCTGCGGGCCGTGCCCACTTCTTTACTGAAAACCAGGTTGTGGACCTCGACGGCAAGCCGGTCCCGCCCGGGGTTCCCGGGGAGGTCATCGTCCAGGGTCCCAACGTCATGGCCGGCTATTGGAACAAGCCCGAGGAGACCGCCAAGGCGCTCGACGGCGCCTGGTACCATTCCGGCGACATCGCGGTGGTGGACGAGGACGGCTACATGTACATCAAGGACCGGATCAAGGACATGTACATCTCAGGGGGCGAGAACGTCTACCCCGCCGAGGTGGAGAATACCCTGCTCAGCGTGCCCGGCGTGCAGGAGGCGGCCGTGATCGGCGTGCCGGACGATAAGTGGGGCGAGACCGGACGTGCTTTTGTTGTCCTCGCGCC
- a CDS encoding transglycosylase family protein, which produces MALRSIVNSNKNKNFSRALRGGLAAVALTGAGVAMVGTPANAADTATWDALAECESGGDWSINTGNGFSGGLQFTPSTWAAFGGSGSPQNASKAEQIAVAEKVQATQGWGAWPACSAKLGLSGGGGAPAPAPAEAPVQEAPAEYNVAQAPVEAPVQEAPVEQAPVQQAPVAQAPAAQAPAQAQVAVSGETYSVQAGDTLNTIATELGIEGGWQALHAANADTVGNPNLIFVDQVLQLPAN; this is translated from the coding sequence GTGGCCCTGCGGAGCATCGTGAACTCAAATAAGAACAAGAACTTCAGCCGTGCCCTGCGCGGAGGCCTTGCGGCAGTAGCCCTCACCGGTGCCGGTGTAGCCATGGTCGGAACCCCGGCCAACGCTGCCGACACCGCCACCTGGGACGCCCTGGCCGAATGCGAAAGCGGCGGCGACTGGAGCATCAACACCGGCAACGGTTTCTCGGGCGGACTGCAGTTCACCCCCAGCACTTGGGCAGCATTCGGTGGCAGCGGTAGCCCCCAGAACGCCAGCAAGGCTGAGCAGATTGCCGTAGCCGAGAAGGTCCAGGCCACCCAGGGCTGGGGCGCCTGGCCCGCATGCTCGGCCAAGCTGGGCCTGAGTGGCGGCGGCGGAGCACCGGCTCCGGCGCCTGCCGAGGCGCCGGTTCAGGAAGCGCCTGCCGAATACAACGTGGCGCAGGCCCCCGTTGAGGCTCCGGTACAGGAAGCCCCCGTCGAGCAGGCGCCTGTCCAGCAGGCCCCGGTTGCCCAGGCGCCGGCCGCGCAGGCTCCGGCCCAGGCCCAGGTTGCAGTCAGCGGCGAGACCTACTCCGTCCAGGCTGGCGATACCCTCAACACCATTGCCACCGAGCTTGGCATCGAGGGTGGCTGGCAGGCACTGCACGCAGCCAACGCCGACACCGTCGGCAACCCGAACCTGATCTTCGTTGACCAGGTTCTGCAGCTGCCGGCCAACTAA
- a CDS encoding MFS transporter — translation MSQDFETQTSHLPPSSAAIQAPRRVAGTLAAASLAVMVAQIANALPGALNGVFQQTFNTVGSQLTWITAAFMIPVVVFELTFGVLGDKYGHKKLVMGGSALVVLGSLVCTFSPSVQAMWVGSALNGLGAGAIFPASLALVASVARNIQERVRGIAIWAGFLSAGSAVSPLLGGVFAGMGWWRGAYAIVAVVSLVAIVLTLTRAQEASAPEGRRLDLWGQITFALGLILVLFGLVQGPEDGWTSTHVISALVAGAVLLAIFVAIELRVEHPLLELRLFRNRQFTVSSIVAVVGMFAFLGACFSTSMWLGPVQHQNALFLGLLFLLLQGPAFVLIPVLSRVQARVSARWLMTGGFLVMGVGALIASTFDVGNRDVTLFILPTLLIGIGFAFTLSPMTAIAVNCVPRHLTGMASATTNLLRDLGFALGPVLVGAIALSTAGNQLIPALQASNLTPDQLGPALGIAEAGGPIALNSIPEGAPGGAAHEFALQALGSGFTMAFLVCAIAAFSAALLSLIGLHGVRDIQPEDEIPVAETVG, via the coding sequence ATGAGTCAGGATTTCGAGACACAGACGTCCCACCTACCGCCGTCGTCCGCGGCAATCCAGGCACCGCGCCGCGTCGCGGGCACGTTGGCAGCGGCTTCGCTGGCGGTCATGGTGGCCCAGATCGCCAACGCGCTGCCCGGCGCGCTCAACGGCGTTTTCCAGCAGACCTTTAACACCGTCGGCTCGCAGCTGACGTGGATCACGGCCGCCTTCATGATTCCCGTGGTCGTCTTCGAGCTCACCTTCGGGGTCCTCGGCGACAAATACGGGCACAAGAAGCTGGTCATGGGCGGCTCCGCCCTGGTGGTGCTCGGCTCCCTCGTCTGCACCTTCTCTCCGAGCGTGCAGGCGATGTGGGTCGGGTCGGCTCTCAACGGCCTCGGTGCCGGTGCCATCTTCCCGGCTTCGCTGGCGCTGGTCGCCTCGGTGGCGCGGAACATACAGGAGCGCGTGCGCGGCATCGCCATCTGGGCAGGCTTCCTGTCGGCCGGTTCCGCCGTGTCTCCGCTGCTCGGCGGCGTGTTCGCCGGCATGGGCTGGTGGCGGGGTGCGTACGCGATTGTCGCCGTCGTTTCCCTGGTTGCCATCGTTCTGACCCTCACCAGGGCGCAGGAAGCTTCGGCACCCGAAGGCCGCCGGCTGGATCTGTGGGGACAGATCACCTTTGCCCTGGGCCTGATCCTGGTCCTCTTCGGCCTGGTCCAGGGTCCGGAGGACGGCTGGACTTCCACCCACGTGATCTCCGCCCTCGTCGCCGGCGCGGTTCTGCTGGCCATCTTCGTAGCCATCGAACTGCGCGTGGAGCATCCGCTGCTGGAACTGCGTCTCTTCCGCAACCGTCAGTTCACCGTCTCGTCGATCGTCGCCGTCGTTGGCATGTTCGCGTTCCTGGGCGCCTGCTTCTCGACCAGCATGTGGCTGGGTCCGGTGCAGCACCAGAACGCTCTGTTCCTGGGGCTGCTGTTCCTGCTGCTGCAGGGTCCGGCGTTCGTGCTCATCCCGGTCCTGTCCCGTGTGCAGGCCCGTGTGTCCGCGCGCTGGCTGATGACCGGCGGCTTCCTGGTCATGGGCGTCGGCGCGCTGATCGCCTCGACCTTCGACGTCGGAAACCGCGATGTAACGCTGTTCATCCTGCCGACGCTGCTGATCGGCATCGGCTTCGCTTTCACCCTGAGCCCGATGACGGCGATCGCGGTGAACTGCGTACCCCGCCACCTGACCGGCATGGCCAGCGCCACGACCAACCTGCTGCGCGACCTCGGCTTCGCCCTGGGCCCGGTGCTGGTGGGAGCGATCGCCCTGAGCACCGCAGGCAACCAGCTCATTCCTGCCCTCCAGGCTTCCAACCTGACGCCGGATCAGCTCGGCCCCGCCTTGGGAATTGCCGAAGCGGGCGGACCGATCGCGCTGAACAGCATTCCCGAAGGTGCACCCGGCGGCGCGGCCCACGAGTTCGCCCTGCAGGCCCTGGGCAGCGGCTTCACCATGGCATTCCTGGTCTGCGCCATCGCGGCGTTCTCGGCTGCCCTGCTGAGCCTGATCGGGCTGCATGGAGTGCGGGACATCCAGCCGGAGGACGAAATCCCGGTTGCGGAGACCGTCGGCTAA
- a CDS encoding TetR/AcrR family transcriptional regulator, translating to MAMLRELQKQQTRQLLLEKGLEVIETKGYVATTIDDIAAAAGTTRTTFYLHFPSKAELMSELLRKVDEILTQEDDPQLSTVVERGERQLVRAWLDRKFDQWAIIRPYIMAAHDAAPSEPVISESIEKWYEDTTAWMQQGLDRAGRFDPDTRRIRCTLAFGQFEFLSRRWFRLGWVTDRGICLETLTDSWCQLLTEESSSR from the coding sequence ATGGCTATGCTCCGCGAACTCCAGAAGCAACAGACCCGGCAGCTCTTGTTGGAGAAGGGTCTGGAAGTGATCGAGACGAAGGGTTATGTCGCCACGACCATCGATGACATCGCCGCGGCGGCAGGAACCACTCGGACGACCTTCTACCTGCACTTCCCGTCGAAGGCGGAACTGATGTCGGAACTGCTGCGGAAGGTCGACGAGATCCTCACCCAAGAGGACGACCCGCAGCTCTCTACGGTCGTGGAGCGCGGCGAGCGGCAGCTTGTGCGGGCCTGGCTTGACCGCAAGTTCGACCAGTGGGCCATCATCCGCCCCTACATCATGGCTGCACACGACGCCGCGCCGAGCGAACCCGTGATCTCCGAGAGCATCGAGAAGTGGTACGAAGACACAACGGCCTGGATGCAGCAAGGCCTGGACCGGGCAGGCCGCTTCGACCCGGACACCCGGCGCATCCGCTGCACCCTGGCATTCGGCCAGTTCGAGTTCCTGTCCCGGCGCTGGTTCCGCCTCGGCTGGGTCACCGACCGCGGGATCTGCCTCGAGACACTTACGGACTCCTGGTGCCAGTTGCTAACCGAGGAAAGTTCCTCCCGCTAG